A window of the Butyricimonas faecalis genome harbors these coding sequences:
- the glpT gene encoding glycerol-3-phosphate transporter: MWSFLKPEPHKPLLPKEKIDPTYKKLRLQVFLGIFIGYAGYYLVRKNFTLAMPYLQELGFDKGDLGVALSANAIAYGISKFLMGGVSDRSSARKFLPLGLVLSALVTLFLGTSAGVSSIVVMFITQFLIGWFQGMGWPPCGRVMTHWFSLKERGTKMSIWNVAHNVGGSLVGIMFSVGLVWFGFWQSATFVFPAVVALVIAVIAFFLIRDTPQSCGLPPIEEYRNDYPKNYSAKSEEELTAKEIFFKYVLNNKILWYIAIANAFIYLVRYGVLDWAPTYLKDVKGYDSGAVGWIYSAYEIAAIPGTIICGIVSDYVFKGRRAITTMIYMVLVALFVFIYWKTEHNLVMDSICLIAIGFLIYGPVMLIGVHALDLAPKKAAGTAAGLTGFFGYFFGTALLANIMLGYVVDHLGWDWSFVILLVACALAFVFTAFTVKEEQYLVKESTNKH, from the coding sequence ATGTGGAGTTTTCTGAAGCCTGAGCCTCATAAACCCTTGCTACCGAAAGAAAAAATAGACCCTACGTACAAGAAGTTACGTCTACAGGTCTTTTTAGGTATATTTATAGGGTACGCGGGGTATTATTTAGTACGTAAGAATTTTACTCTGGCAATGCCTTATTTGCAGGAGTTGGGATTTGACAAGGGAGATTTAGGGGTAGCACTTTCGGCTAATGCGATTGCTTACGGGATATCGAAATTTTTGATGGGAGGTGTTTCCGATCGGAGTAGCGCCCGTAAGTTTTTGCCGTTGGGATTGGTGTTGTCGGCACTCGTGACGTTGTTTTTGGGAACAAGCGCGGGTGTTTCTTCGATCGTGGTCATGTTTATTACCCAGTTTTTAATCGGTTGGTTCCAGGGAATGGGTTGGCCTCCTTGCGGGCGGGTAATGACGCACTGGTTTTCCTTGAAGGAACGGGGAACTAAAATGTCGATCTGGAACGTGGCTCATAACGTGGGAGGTAGTTTGGTCGGAATCATGTTTTCCGTGGGCTTGGTGTGGTTCGGATTCTGGCAGTCTGCCACGTTTGTTTTCCCGGCTGTTGTGGCCTTGGTGATTGCCGTGATCGCGTTCTTCCTGATCCGGGACACGCCGCAATCGTGTGGTCTGCCACCGATCGAGGAATATCGTAATGATTACCCGAAGAATTACAGCGCGAAGTCGGAGGAAGAGTTGACGGCAAAAGAGATTTTTTTCAAATATGTTTTGAATAACAAGATATTATGGTATATCGCTATCGCTAATGCTTTTATCTATCTGGTGAGATACGGGGTACTTGACTGGGCGCCGACTTACCTGAAGGACGTGAAAGGGTACGATAGCGGAGCGGTGGGCTGGATTTATTCGGCTTACGAGATTGCGGCTATTCCCGGTACGATTATTTGCGGTATCGTGAGCGACTACGTGTTCAAGGGACGGCGGGCAATTACGACGATGATTTACATGGTGCTGGTGGCCCTGTTCGTGTTTATCTACTGGAAGACGGAACATAATTTGGTAATGGACAGTATCTGCCTGATCGCTATCGGTTTCTTGATTTACGGGCCGGTGATGTTGATCGGGGTTCATGCCTTGGATCTGGCTCCTAAAAAGGCGGCAGGAACGGCTGCCGGATTGACCGGTTTTTTCGGTTATTTCTTTGGAACGGCTTTGTTGGCCAATATCATGTTGGGGTACGTGGTGGATCATCTTGGATGGGACTGGAGTTTCGTCATCCTGTTGGTGGCCTGCGCTTTGGCATTTGTCTTTACGGCATTTACAGTGAAAGAAGAACAATATCTGGTAAAAGAGAGTACGAACAAACATTAA
- a CDS encoding glycerophosphodiester phosphodiesterase family protein, which yields MIKKFFHAVMACGLITLVMSCEDQKFNNINVDVDKVELDHLTPEMVKVRDYVPEYAVVAHRGSTFWTPEETEAAYRWAREIGADYLECDMQVSKDGVVLALHDDNLKRTTNIENVFGETIPYEIRKAYYQKIGYSEVEAEALVKEDAKNFVPNLPAYYTYEELMMLDAGTWFNETSIEQARPSFASQHQYISTLEDLVAYSKGKMLERDAQGKRVFTMGQKTGEKIKSLSGTADVIKYTFGYVDDPEDTGNRPGIYIEFKEPWLNSTGFEEIVYKELDRLGMNIITQPEPESNPFYVNGKVNTGNTNGKVILQTFSLESLVRVAEHFEGKVPMCFLLWKGTGATDITYDDPLGYASFINLGVKYKAHFIGPCIAGAPNDYPELNQPWQDYLIHKAGMKNHPYTFDTYDQMAKYFGQYNFGVEIDGKYKAPYLDALFTNHSDMSINYMITQGWRKSPASETLVDAKVVLERLGY from the coding sequence ATGATTAAAAAGTTTTTTCATGCAGTGATGGCATGTGGGTTGATAACCTTGGTCATGTCGTGTGAAGATCAAAAATTCAACAACATAAATGTCGATGTTGACAAGGTTGAATTGGATCATTTGACTCCTGAAATGGTTAAAGTACGGGATTACGTGCCGGAGTATGCTGTTGTGGCTCACCGGGGATCGACGTTTTGGACCCCGGAGGAGACGGAAGCAGCGTATCGTTGGGCAAGAGAAATTGGGGCTGACTATCTGGAGTGTGATATGCAGGTTTCGAAAGATGGAGTGGTGTTGGCATTGCATGATGACAACTTGAAACGAACCACGAATATCGAAAACGTGTTTGGGGAGACCATCCCTTACGAGATCAGAAAGGCGTATTACCAGAAGATCGGTTACTCGGAGGTCGAGGCCGAGGCTTTGGTGAAAGAGGATGCCAAGAATTTTGTCCCGAATCTTCCGGCTTATTATACCTACGAGGAGTTGATGATGTTGGATGCCGGTACGTGGTTTAATGAAACGAGTATCGAACAGGCTCGCCCGAGTTTTGCCTCACAACATCAATACATCTCTACACTGGAGGATCTCGTGGCTTATTCCAAGGGGAAAATGCTGGAGCGGGATGCTCAAGGGAAACGCGTGTTCACGATGGGCCAGAAGACCGGAGAGAAGATCAAGAGTTTAAGTGGTACGGCTGACGTGATCAAGTACACGTTCGGTTACGTGGATGATCCGGAAGACACGGGTAATCGGCCGGGTATTTATATCGAGTTCAAGGAACCGTGGCTGAATTCTACCGGCTTCGAGGAGATTGTCTACAAGGAACTGGATCGTTTGGGCATGAATATTATCACGCAACCGGAACCGGAGAGCAACCCCTTCTACGTGAATGGCAAGGTGAATACCGGGAACACGAATGGTAAGGTGATCCTGCAGACCTTCTCGTTGGAGAGCTTGGTGCGGGTAGCCGAACATTTCGAAGGCAAGGTCCCGATGTGTTTCCTGTTGTGGAAAGGTACGGGAGCGACGGATATCACGTATGACGACCCGCTAGGGTATGCCTCGTTTATCAACCTGGGCGTGAAGTACAAGGCCCATTTTATCGGACCGTGTATTGCCGGAGCCCCGAATGATTATCCGGAACTGAACCAACCGTGGCAGGATTACCTGATTCACAAGGCCGGAATGAAGAATCATCCCTACACGTTTGACACGTATGACCAGATGGCCAAGTATTTCGGCCAATATAATTTCGGTGTCGAGATTGACGGAAAATATAAAGCTCCTTATCTGGACGCGTTGTTTACAAACCATTCTGATATGAGTATCAACTACATGATAACTCAAGGCTGGCGAAAGAGTCCGGCTTCCGAGACATTGGTTGACGCGAAGGTGGTGTTGGAGAGATTAGGTTACTAA